A genomic window from Chlorobium phaeobacteroides DSM 266 includes:
- a CDS encoding LysM peptidoglycan-binding domain-containing protein encodes MKRRIYYTLMTAWLSLSAILFSAESLLARNSRDDRDGNSGKTSVTEILDSLVYTTYFKDEHFSPSKKEPYRPGLPSHFVPQFSDSVYAARISALDRKTAFNLVYNEHVRGFIRIYAVDKRNMTAKILGLSKIYFPLFEENLERYNVPLEMKYLAIVESALNPTAVSSAGARGLWQFMYGTGKMYGLETSSFIEDRYDPYKATAAASKHLRDLYNIYGDWFLALAAYNSGPGNVNKAIRRAGGIKNYWAIWNYLPAETRGYVPAFIAVNYIMNYYKEHNIQPIEPGFLYNEIDALKITRLVSFEQINETIGVPMKDLQFLNPQYKLGLIPGTSYSGNMLRLPRKYVGQFQRREEEIYAYKSEQVIERAQLLARVQSMDGGGSVSSAQSAGGTMRMKMHEVRQGETLGSIARVYRCDVSQLIRWNDLKVSEVSPGQRLIVFAVPESSTAQGVSVQQTASARGLSAPLLPAPIFPPEQVQRQAPIVMKPRAQEPKAQEQKVALRKEKIQNHKVKKGETVASISRQYGVSSESIAELNNLSGRKQIRPGQVLKITGKASSAKSEARISSAKKESGSSRSHKYHKVKKGETLSSIADKYALSVSELSKKNNLGKKKLIRPGQKLNVTRE; translated from the coding sequence GTGAAGAGACGGATTTATTACACATTGATGACGGCCTGGTTGTCGCTATCGGCTATTCTTTTTTCCGCAGAGTCTCTCCTTGCAAGGAATTCTCGTGACGATAGAGATGGCAATTCCGGAAAAACATCCGTAACGGAGATTCTCGACAGCCTTGTTTACACCACGTATTTCAAGGATGAGCATTTTTCTCCTTCAAAAAAAGAGCCCTATCGTCCCGGTTTACCCAGCCATTTTGTTCCCCAGTTCAGCGATTCGGTCTATGCGGCAAGGATATCAGCCCTGGATCGTAAAACTGCGTTTAATCTGGTTTATAACGAGCATGTGAGGGGATTTATCAGGATTTATGCTGTTGACAAGCGAAACATGACTGCCAAGATTCTTGGGCTCAGCAAGATTTATTTTCCGCTTTTCGAAGAGAATCTTGAACGGTACAATGTTCCCCTTGAGATGAAATACCTTGCTATCGTTGAGTCGGCATTAAATCCCACAGCCGTTTCTTCCGCAGGTGCCAGAGGGTTGTGGCAGTTCATGTATGGGACAGGCAAGATGTATGGTCTTGAGACCTCTTCATTTATTGAAGATCGCTATGATCCCTACAAGGCTACTGCTGCGGCAAGCAAGCACCTTCGGGATCTTTACAATATTTATGGAGACTGGTTTCTCGCCCTTGCAGCCTATAACTCAGGGCCGGGAAACGTAAACAAGGCGATCCGTCGGGCAGGAGGTATCAAGAACTACTGGGCAATATGGAACTATCTTCCTGCTGAAACGCGCGGGTATGTGCCGGCTTTTATTGCCGTCAATTACATTATGAATTACTATAAAGAGCACAATATTCAGCCGATAGAGCCGGGTTTTCTCTACAATGAAATTGACGCACTGAAAATCACAAGGCTTGTTTCGTTTGAACAGATCAACGAGACGATCGGCGTGCCGATGAAAGATCTCCAGTTTCTCAATCCCCAGTATAAGCTTGGTCTTATACCGGGCACTTCCTATAGCGGCAATATGCTGAGGCTTCCGAGAAAATATGTCGGTCAGTTTCAGCGTCGCGAAGAAGAGATTTATGCTTATAAATCCGAGCAGGTTATTGAGCGGGCTCAGCTTCTTGCAAGAGTCCAGAGTATGGATGGAGGAGGATCGGTAAGTTCAGCCCAGAGTGCGGGCGGAACGATGAGAATGAAAATGCATGAGGTTCGACAGGGCGAAACACTTGGCTCGATAGCTCGTGTGTATCGATGTGATGTCAGTCAGCTTATCCGCTGGAATGACCTTAAAGTCTCCGAGGTTTCTCCAGGGCAGCGCCTCATTGTTTTTGCGGTGCCTGAAAGCTCCACTGCCCAGGGGGTATCGGTACAGCAGACCGCCTCTGCCCGGGGATTATCTGCGCCATTGCTTCCTGCGCCGATTTTTCCTCCCGAACAGGTTCAGCGGCAAGCGCCAATTGTTATGAAGCCGAGAGCTCAGGAACCAAAAGCCCAGGAGCAGAAGGTTGCTTTGCGAAAAGAAAAAATTCAAAACCATAAGGTTAAAAAAGGGGAGACCGTTGCCTCAATTTCCCGCCAATATGGAGTGAGTTCCGAAAGTATTGCCGAGCTGAATAATTTGAGCGGCAGAAAACAGATTCGGCCTGGACAGGTGCTGAAAATAACCGGCAAGGCATCGTCAGCAAAATCAGAAGCTCGCATATCTTCAGCAAAAAAAGAGTCAGGATCTTCTCGAAGCCATAAATATCACAAGGTTAAAAAGGGGGAAACTCTTTCATCGATAGCCGATAAGTATGCTTTGAGTGTTTCGGAGCTGAGCAAAAAAAACAATCTCGGAAAGAAAAAACTTATACGCCCAGGACAGAAACTCAATGTTACCCGCGAGTAG
- a CDS encoding ArsA family ATPase → MRNIIFTGKGGVGKTSVAAATALRAAEMGYKTLIMSTDPAHSLGDSLDVQLGPSPVKVAENLWGQEVSVFGDLNLNWDVVREHFAHLMASRGIEGVYAEEMGVLPGMEELFSLSYIKRYNEGNQDYDLLVVDCAPTGETLRLLSLPETFGWFIKFIRNVEKYMVKPVIRPLSKKIKKIDDFVAPEEVYEKVDNLFSSTEGIIDLLADGTKSTVRLVMNPEKMVIKESMRALTYLNLYGITVDSITINRIMPDHTEDPYFKKWRAIQQKYIEQIKGAFSPIPIAEVPLFDEEVVGLDMLRKVGEKVYAGKNPLDIFFKEDPIDIKKVADGHYKVRVRLPFMETMGMEPKILKLGDDLTIRIGDYQKIVALPIFLAGLESTGATFEEKWLSIDFTKP, encoded by the coding sequence ATGCGTAATATCATTTTTACCGGAAAGGGAGGCGTCGGCAAAACCTCTGTAGCTGCCGCAACAGCACTGAGGGCGGCAGAAATGGGTTATAAGACCCTTATAATGTCTACTGATCCGGCGCACAGTCTGGGTGACTCGCTTGATGTTCAGTTAGGCCCATCTCCAGTCAAGGTTGCTGAAAATCTCTGGGGCCAGGAGGTCAGTGTTTTCGGTGATCTTAATCTTAACTGGGATGTAGTCAGGGAGCATTTTGCGCATTTGATGGCATCTCGCGGTATCGAGGGTGTGTATGCAGAGGAAATGGGCGTTCTTCCTGGTATGGAAGAGCTCTTTTCGCTCTCCTATATCAAACGGTACAATGAAGGAAATCAGGATTACGATCTTCTTGTCGTCGATTGTGCTCCTACCGGCGAAACGCTTCGTCTGCTTTCGCTTCCGGAAACCTTCGGATGGTTTATCAAGTTTATCCGTAATGTCGAAAAGTATATGGTGAAACCGGTTATCAGACCGCTTTCAAAGAAAATCAAGAAAATTGATGATTTTGTCGCTCCTGAAGAGGTCTATGAAAAGGTTGATAATCTTTTCTCTTCCACGGAAGGCATTATTGATCTTCTTGCAGATGGCACGAAATCCACGGTGCGTCTTGTCATGAACCCCGAGAAGATGGTTATCAAAGAGTCCATGCGCGCGTTAACCTATCTCAATCTCTATGGAATAACCGTTGACAGTATTACCATCAACAGGATTATGCCCGATCATACCGAGGATCCTTACTTTAAAAAATGGAGAGCTATTCAGCAGAAGTATATTGAGCAGATTAAAGGAGCATTTTCTCCGATTCCGATTGCTGAAGTGCCTTTGTTTGATGAAGAGGTTGTTGGTCTCGATATGCTTCGCAAGGTTGGAGAAAAGGTTTATGCGGGTAAAAATCCGCTTGACATTTTCTTCAAGGAAGATCCTATTGATATCAAGAAGGTTGCTGATGGACACTATAAGGTACGCGTAAGGCTTCCATTCATGGAAACAATGGGTATGGAACCAAAGATTCTTAAACTGGGTGATGATTTGACCATTCGCATCGGCGATTATCAGAAAATCGTTGCCTTGCCGATTTTCCTTGCCGGTCTTGAATCAACGGGCGCCACGTTTGAAGAAAAATGGCTGAGCATTGACTTTACAAAGCCATGA
- the serA gene encoding phosphoglycerate dehydrogenase: MKVLITDGVDPQCAQILKQNGFEVTEIPKISKEELKEIIGNFDKLIVRSATKVTAEIIELGKKLKLIGRAGAGVDNIDIEAATRNGIIVMNTPGGNTISAAEHTCGMMLAAARQIPQATAELKNGKWDKKKFMGVELDGKTLSIIGLGKIGREVAFRMQAFGMKTIAYDPMIPDEYAAHLNIALLPLHENFKQADFITIHSSLNESTRNLIANDTFALMKQGVIIVNCARGGIINEADLAEAIASGKVGAAALDVFETEPVQQDNPLLKLERVVATPHIAASTNEAQVKVAVQIAEQIVEWKQKGKLEGAVNASAVELAQTPGVRSYLALAEKLGATLAQLTAIQANKIVVTTSGEFLQKFSEVITAAALKGFLDIRQTKDTNYINVFTMAKETGITLEQKFEKENPDYTNLIRIELENGATKRMIGGTVFGDKELRIVMIDRFIVEFKPEGTIIIYNNIDQPGVIAQVTQLLLLHNLNVASIALSRDEEKKLAITAIVVDGGVTTTLLDEISTVNGVSDSTLLSL; encoded by the coding sequence ATGAAAGTACTGATCACTGATGGTGTCGATCCGCAATGTGCTCAAATTCTCAAGCAGAATGGCTTTGAGGTCACTGAAATACCTAAAATCAGCAAGGAAGAACTCAAAGAGATCATCGGGAACTTTGACAAACTTATCGTCAGAAGTGCAACAAAAGTTACGGCTGAAATCATTGAGCTGGGAAAAAAACTGAAATTGATCGGTCGAGCCGGAGCCGGAGTTGATAACATCGACATCGAAGCCGCAACACGCAACGGCATTATTGTCATGAATACACCCGGAGGCAACACGATCTCTGCCGCAGAGCATACCTGCGGAATGATGCTTGCCGCTGCCCGCCAAATCCCGCAGGCAACCGCAGAATTAAAAAACGGTAAATGGGACAAGAAAAAATTCATGGGAGTTGAGCTTGACGGAAAAACACTCTCCATTATCGGCCTGGGTAAAATCGGTCGTGAAGTTGCCTTCCGCATGCAGGCTTTCGGAATGAAAACCATTGCATACGACCCCATGATCCCCGACGAATATGCAGCACATCTTAACATCGCACTGCTTCCGCTGCATGAAAACTTCAAGCAGGCCGACTTCATTACCATTCACTCCTCTCTCAACGAATCAACGAGAAACCTTATTGCCAATGACACTTTTGCCCTGATGAAACAAGGGGTAATTATCGTCAATTGCGCACGGGGCGGCATCATCAATGAGGCGGATCTCGCTGAGGCAATTGCGTCAGGAAAAGTCGGCGCCGCAGCTCTCGACGTTTTCGAAACAGAACCTGTTCAGCAGGATAATCCCCTCTTAAAGCTCGAACGTGTTGTTGCAACGCCGCACATCGCAGCATCGACCAATGAAGCGCAGGTGAAAGTCGCCGTACAGATCGCCGAACAGATTGTTGAGTGGAAACAAAAAGGAAAACTCGAAGGCGCAGTCAATGCCTCGGCAGTTGAACTGGCACAAACACCCGGTGTCCGATCATACCTTGCACTTGCTGAAAAGCTTGGAGCAACGCTTGCCCAGCTTACTGCGATTCAAGCCAATAAAATCGTCGTCACAACATCCGGCGAATTTCTTCAAAAGTTCAGCGAGGTCATTACAGCCGCAGCATTGAAAGGATTTCTCGATATCCGCCAGACAAAAGACACCAACTATATCAATGTCTTTACCATGGCTAAAGAAACCGGAATCACCCTTGAACAGAAATTCGAAAAAGAAAACCCCGATTACACGAACCTTATCAGAATCGAACTTGAAAATGGAGCGACCAAGCGCATGATCGGTGGCACTGTTTTTGGCGACAAGGAGCTGAGAATTGTGATGATCGACCGGTTTATTGTTGAGTTTAAACCAGAAGGCACCATTATCATATACAATAACATCGATCAACCCGGCGTTATTGCTCAGGTCACGCAACTGCTCCTGCTGCATAACCTGAACGTCGCATCAATTGCGCTCTCAAGAGATGAAGAAAAGAAACTTGCCATAACCGCTATTGTTGTTGATGGCGGGGTGACAACGACTTTGCTCGATGAAATAAGTACGGTCAACGGAGTTTCAGACTCAACGCTTCTCTCTCTGTAA
- a CDS encoding 3-deoxy-7-phosphoheptulonate synthase gives MEQLHDLRVSRIKRLPSPRALKEQLPVKESTARTVSSGRRDVENILTGKDGRFLVIVGPCSIHDVDAAREYAERLSILREELKDELCIMMRVYFEKPRTTVGWKGFINDPHLDDSYDIEHGLFYARQLLLSINTLGLPAATEFLDPITPQYVADVVSWAAIGARTIESQTHRQMASGLSMPVGFKNSTDGRLNVAVDAIRSAMHPHSFLGIDQDGQSSVITTKGNPYGHLVLRGGEQPNYDAKSIAQAETMLEKAGLEQSLLVDCSHANSGKKHEQQLSVWGDVLLQKTQGNKSIVGVMIESNLCAGNQPFPEDPGKLRYGVSITDECVSWGETERMLREGAAIIGQLLSKKQQ, from the coding sequence ATGGAACAGTTACACGATTTAAGAGTATCACGAATTAAACGTCTTCCCTCGCCAAGAGCCCTTAAGGAGCAACTTCCTGTTAAGGAGAGCACCGCTCGAACAGTAAGTTCCGGACGTCGTGATGTTGAAAATATTCTGACCGGTAAAGATGGACGCTTTCTGGTTATTGTAGGGCCTTGTTCAATACACGACGTGGATGCTGCTCGTGAATATGCCGAAAGACTTTCAATACTTCGTGAAGAGCTAAAGGATGAGCTTTGTATCATGATGAGGGTCTATTTTGAAAAACCGCGAACAACGGTTGGCTGGAAAGGATTTATCAATGATCCCCATCTTGACGATTCTTATGATATTGAGCACGGGCTGTTTTATGCCCGTCAGCTTCTGCTTTCCATCAACACGCTTGGGCTTCCGGCAGCAACGGAATTTCTTGATCCGATTACACCGCAATATGTCGCAGATGTGGTTAGCTGGGCAGCAATAGGAGCAAGAACCATAGAGTCGCAGACACATCGACAGATGGCCAGCGGACTCTCTATGCCTGTCGGTTTTAAGAATTCAACCGACGGAAGATTGAATGTCGCTGTTGACGCCATTCGTTCTGCGATGCACCCGCACAGTTTTCTCGGTATTGATCAGGATGGGCAGAGCAGTGTTATTACCACAAAAGGTAATCCTTACGGTCATCTTGTACTCAGGGGTGGAGAGCAACCAAACTATGACGCCAAAAGCATCGCCCAGGCGGAAACGATGCTTGAAAAAGCCGGTCTTGAGCAGTCTCTGCTTGTGGATTGCAGCCACGCGAATTCCGGTAAAAAACATGAGCAGCAGTTGTCGGTCTGGGGAGATGTTCTGCTTCAGAAAACTCAAGGAAATAAAAGCATTGTCGGAGTTATGATTGAAAGTAATCTCTGTGCCGGAAATCAGCCTTTTCCCGAAGATCCGGGTAAGCTCCGTTACGGGGTGTCAATTACCGATGAGTGTGTTTCATGGGGGGAAACCGAGAGAATGCTGCGAGAGGGAGCTGCCATTATAGGTCAATTGCTTTCGAAAAAACAGCAATGA
- a CDS encoding YgaP family membrane protein produces the protein MNIDRLVFAIAGCFVLASVLLSIYHNQNWLWFTGFVGLNLFQAAFTGFCPLALVLKAAGIKSGEAFK, from the coding sequence ATGAATATTGATCGCCTCGTTTTTGCTATAGCCGGCTGTTTTGTGCTGGCAAGTGTTCTGTTGTCCATCTATCATAATCAGAACTGGCTCTGGTTTACCGGTTTTGTCGGGCTGAATCTTTTTCAGGCTGCTTTTACCGGATTCTGTCCTCTCGCTCTTGTTCTCAAGGCCGCAGGCATCAAATCCGGCGAGGCTTTTAAATGA
- a CDS encoding TorF family putative porin: MKKTTKLLTLSVAILAGLSTPARAEGFKIGADIVSSYVWRGTDLGDSPAIQPNLSYTFPGLGVVVGAWGSYAILDNTDEFDLDGNVVDEYRYKEVDLYLTVPVGPLSLTLTNYYVPIGENNESFDFNSDGPNTVEASVGYSYKNLSLLAAMFIAGNDYDNAKYFEAGYKFYDKDGFSAKAVVGAGDESYYGDLEGDKIALVNTGISVSKDRFTASYIYNPDTEKSHLVFMASF, translated from the coding sequence ATGAAAAAAACAACTAAACTTTTAACCCTTTCCGTTGCTATTCTTGCAGGTCTCAGCACCCCAGCCAGGGCTGAAGGCTTCAAAATCGGAGCAGATATCGTAAGCAGCTATGTCTGGAGAGGCACTGATCTTGGTGATTCCCCGGCCATTCAACCAAATCTTTCCTATACCTTTCCCGGACTTGGCGTCGTCGTGGGCGCCTGGGGCTCATATGCCATTCTTGACAACACTGATGAATTTGATCTCGATGGAAATGTTGTCGATGAATACCGTTATAAAGAGGTTGATCTCTATCTGACCGTCCCTGTCGGGCCACTCAGTCTCACCTTGACCAATTACTATGTCCCGATTGGAGAAAACAACGAATCCTTCGATTTCAACAGCGACGGTCCAAATACCGTTGAAGCGTCAGTAGGTTATTCCTATAAAAACCTGAGCCTGCTTGCCGCTATGTTCATTGCCGGCAACGACTACGATAACGCCAAATATTTCGAAGCAGGTTACAAATTCTACGACAAGGACGGCTTCAGTGCCAAAGCCGTTGTCGGTGCAGGTGATGAAAGCTATTACGGAGACTTGGAAGGTGACAAAATCGCACTGGTAAATACCGGTATCTCGGTTTCGAAAGATCGCTTCACCGCGTCATACATCTACAATCCCGATACTGAAAAATCGCACCTCGTCTTCATGGCGTCGTTCTAA
- a CDS encoding ATP-binding protein, with protein MNVCSLLLKSRSAEYEVLRTVLRTFGEIEGYSKGFLFSLELSMKEAFVNAVSHGNMSREELFVEFVMRADSSGEQVTLEADISDSGSGFNLEQLPDPTFEGFLLRSSGRGLYIIRSIAEIVGVEVSDGRSTLKLRYTPY; from the coding sequence ATGAATGTTTGTTCTCTTCTTTTAAAGAGCAGATCGGCAGAGTATGAGGTACTGCGAACAGTGCTTCGAACTTTTGGTGAGATCGAGGGCTATAGCAAAGGGTTTCTTTTTTCGCTGGAGCTTTCGATGAAGGAGGCTTTTGTCAATGCTGTCAGTCATGGGAACATGAGCAGGGAGGAGCTTTTCGTCGAATTTGTCATGCGCGCTGATTCTTCAGGAGAGCAAGTAACTCTGGAGGCAGATATCAGCGACAGCGGGAGTGGTTTCAATCTTGAGCAGCTTCCCGATCCGACTTTTGAGGGTTTTCTTTTACGTTCTTCCGGAAGAGGGCTTTATATTATTCGAAGTATCGCTGAAATTGTTGGAGTTGAAGTGTCCGATGGAAGATCAACGCTCAAGCTTCGCTATACCCCGTACTGA
- the pgi gene encoding glucose-6-phosphate isomerase codes for MELSRSAAWSALVFHKHEVDKKTMRDMFAGDSDRFVKFSLSWKEMLLDYSKNRITSRTMELLLELAHSAGVDEKRQQMFQGAPINFTENRSVLHTALRRPPGYVLEVDGLNIGDEIAGVLFQMKNFCEKVISGKWKGYTGKSITDVVNIGIGGSDLGPYMVTEALKPFAHGGLDVHFVSNIDGTHIRETLKRLDPETTLFIIASKTFTTQETLTNAMSAREWFLARAVEEEYIKKHFAAVSTNQEKVVEFGIDDANMFRFWDWVGGRYSLWSSIGLSIALYLGFNRFEELLAGAHAMDEHFLNEPFNRNIPVILALLGIWYRNFFDAASHAVIPYDQYLHRFPAYLQQLDMESNGKRVDENGHTVTHATGPVIWGEPGTNAQHAFFQLLHQGPDLIPADFIVPLKSQNPSGEHHDMLLANCFAQTEALMKGKTEQEVRAELSDAGYDEADIQKLFQHKVFSGNRPTNTILVHELNPFMLGSLIAMYEHKVFVQGVIWRINSFDQWGVELGKQLARTILPEIQSAEAVTAHDASTNALINMARTFREENIRKESAQLSFF; via the coding sequence ATGGAATTATCCCGAAGCGCAGCCTGGAGCGCCCTGGTTTTTCACAAGCATGAGGTTGACAAAAAAACAATGCGCGACATGTTTGCCGGTGATAGCGACCGGTTTGTCAAGTTTTCATTGAGCTGGAAAGAGATGCTGCTCGATTACTCGAAAAACAGGATAACCTCTCGTACGATGGAGCTTCTCCTTGAGCTTGCGCACTCTGCGGGTGTGGATGAAAAACGTCAGCAGATGTTTCAGGGGGCACCGATCAACTTTACTGAAAACCGTTCGGTTCTTCATACGGCACTTCGCAGGCCTCCGGGGTATGTTCTTGAGGTTGACGGTCTGAATATTGGCGATGAAATTGCCGGGGTGCTGTTTCAGATGAAAAACTTCTGCGAAAAGGTTATATCGGGAAAATGGAAAGGGTATACAGGCAAGTCGATCACTGACGTTGTCAATATCGGCATCGGGGGTTCAGACCTTGGCCCGTATATGGTTACTGAAGCGCTTAAGCCTTTTGCGCATGGCGGGCTGGATGTTCATTTTGTGTCGAATATCGATGGTACCCACATCAGGGAGACCCTCAAAAGACTCGATCCTGAAACAACGCTGTTCATTATTGCTTCAAAAACCTTTACGACACAGGAAACCCTGACCAATGCGATGAGTGCCCGAGAGTGGTTTTTAGCTCGGGCAGTTGAAGAAGAGTACATTAAAAAACATTTCGCCGCTGTTTCAACGAATCAGGAAAAGGTGGTGGAGTTCGGCATTGATGATGCGAACATGTTCCGTTTCTGGGACTGGGTTGGTGGCAGGTACTCGCTCTGGTCTTCAATCGGACTTTCGATCGCTCTCTATCTCGGATTTAACAGGTTCGAAGAGCTGCTGGCAGGAGCTCATGCAATGGACGAGCATTTTCTTAATGAGCCGTTCAATCGAAATATACCGGTTATTCTTGCTCTTCTCGGCATCTGGTATCGGAACTTTTTTGATGCAGCATCCCATGCCGTCATACCCTATGATCAGTATCTTCACCGTTTCCCGGCCTATTTACAGCAGCTTGATATGGAAAGTAACGGCAAAAGGGTTGATGAGAACGGCCATACCGTCACGCATGCTACCGGACCGGTTATCTGGGGCGAACCGGGCACTAATGCACAGCATGCCTTTTTTCAGTTGCTTCATCAGGGTCCTGATTTAATTCCGGCAGACTTTATTGTTCCACTTAAAAGTCAGAATCCCTCAGGTGAACATCACGATATGCTGCTTGCCAACTGTTTTGCTCAGACTGAAGCGTTGATGAAGGGCAAGACCGAACAAGAGGTTCGAGCTGAACTTTCCGATGCCGGATATGATGAAGCCGATATTCAAAAGCTGTTTCAACACAAGGTGTTTTCGGGAAATCGTCCGACCAATACCATTCTTGTTCATGAGCTGAATCCCTTCATGCTCGGCAGTCTTATTGCCATGTATGAGCACAAGGTTTTCGTGCAGGGCGTTATCTGGCGCATCAACTCATTTGATCAGTGGGGTGTCGAGCTCGGCAAGCAGCTCGCCAGAACGATTCTGCCGGAGATCCAGTCGGCAGAGGCCGTTACCGCTCACGATGCGTCAACAAATGCGCTGATCAATATGGCACGAACATTCAGAGAGGAAAATATTCGAAAGGAATCTGCACAGCTATCGTTTTTTTAG
- a CDS encoding outer membrane lipoprotein-sorting protein, protein MYKTSFRILIPLLLLLTGIVEQNGFAETASTVSEQNSNAEEILKNADDVRAPWPDFTMAATLSYENRSEQKRDVFRVFIKNRTKTLVSYIEPVKQRGNMLLMLNDNLWYYVNKTQRPMRITPIQKLSGAASYGDITKLSWSRDYLAAIESEQSVTVKQQSYETWLLKLTARSKSATYHKIDLYVEKGTCYPRKAIVFLQSGKKMKTMYFTGYTKNAGKIMNTKIEFIDHLASDKVTTLAFSKVVVKKSPDGFFLQSSLPSLYSEVVY, encoded by the coding sequence ATGTATAAAACTTCTTTCAGAATTCTGATTCCACTCCTTCTGCTGCTAACGGGTATAGTCGAACAGAATGGTTTTGCGGAAACGGCTTCAACTGTTTCTGAACAAAACAGCAATGCCGAAGAAATCCTCAAAAATGCAGATGATGTCAGAGCTCCATGGCCGGATTTCACCATGGCTGCAACGCTTTCGTATGAAAACCGGAGTGAACAGAAAAGAGATGTTTTCAGGGTGTTTATAAAAAACCGTACAAAAACTCTGGTCAGTTATATCGAACCGGTCAAACAGCGGGGAAATATGCTCCTTATGCTGAATGACAATCTCTGGTATTATGTCAATAAAACTCAGCGCCCCATGCGGATAACGCCCATTCAGAAGCTTTCCGGGGCAGCTTCTTATGGCGATATTACAAAACTCAGCTGGTCTCGGGATTACCTTGCGGCTATCGAAAGTGAACAGTCCGTGACGGTAAAGCAGCAGAGCTATGAAACCTGGCTTCTCAAACTCACAGCCCGATCAAAAAGCGCAACCTATCACAAGATTGATCTGTACGTGGAAAAGGGAACCTGTTATCCTCGCAAAGCGATAGTCTTTTTGCAGTCCGGTAAAAAAATGAAAACAATGTACTTTACCGGCTATACAAAAAACGCCGGCAAAATAATGAACACGAAAATCGAATTTATTGATCATCTTGCCTCTGACAAGGTGACCACCCTTGCATTCAGCAAGGTGGTGGTAAAAAAATCGCCCGATGGTTTTTTTCTGCAATCAAGTCTTCCCTCCCTGTACAGTGAAGTTGTCTATTAA
- a CDS encoding ABC transporter permease, giving the protein MNSIKLASIALRNLFRNSRRTLITILVSSAGFAALAIVAGYMDFTFYGLKEMTICRGFTSSGGTGHIQILTQESLQKEERYPLEYGIADNEKIQALIASNKSIKATIPRIEFNGLISNGEKSISFLGIGIDPEKESELMHYWNALDKMSSKTKMDDSSYKKLELTGQNGVLLGEGMAKALNAETGSSLMLMGTTVDGAVNVLDVTVAGVVKSTMKSIDRYYLVTNISTAQSLMQTDRVSKIVVVLDKTDNTAAVTPHVSAAINGSGKPALFTVIPWDQLAEYYHSIRDAYRIIFSFTGIIVVVIVFLSCTNTMLMSTMERVREIGTLKAIGIANPWISLMFLFEGFFIGLMSLVGGMALKIIFSFIINNSGFRMPPPPGMSSTYLLKIYPATEFLPWIALLVMFSTTFSGLLTLLKIRKISIVNSLTHV; this is encoded by the coding sequence ATGAATAGTATCAAACTTGCCAGTATTGCTCTCAGAAACCTTTTTCGTAACAGCAGAAGAACATTGATTACCATTCTTGTCTCTTCGGCAGGTTTTGCCGCACTGGCAATTGTTGCCGGATATATGGATTTCACCTTTTACGGCCTCAAGGAGATGACTATCTGCCGGGGCTTCACCTCAAGCGGCGGAACCGGTCATATACAGATTTTAACACAGGAATCACTGCAAAAAGAAGAACGATATCCGCTCGAATACGGAATAGCGGACAATGAAAAAATTCAGGCTCTGATTGCTTCCAATAAGAGCATAAAAGCCACTATTCCCCGTATAGAGTTTAACGGGCTTATTTCAAATGGAGAAAAGTCGATTTCATTTCTTGGCATTGGCATTGACCCGGAAAAAGAGAGCGAGCTTATGCATTACTGGAATGCACTGGACAAGATGTCTTCCAAAACAAAAATGGACGACTCATCGTACAAAAAACTTGAACTGACAGGACAGAACGGAGTGCTTCTCGGCGAAGGAATGGCAAAAGCGCTGAATGCTGAAACCGGATCAAGCCTCATGCTGATGGGTACAACCGTAGATGGAGCAGTCAATGTTCTCGATGTAACTGTTGCCGGAGTTGTCAAAAGCACCATGAAATCGATAGATCGCTACTACCTCGTCACCAATATCTCAACAGCCCAAAGTCTTATGCAGACTGACAGGGTTTCTAAAATTGTTGTTGTTCTCGACAAAACAGATAACACAGCAGCCGTTACGCCGCATGTATCTGCAGCAATCAACGGTTCGGGCAAACCGGCTCTGTTTACGGTGATCCCCTGGGACCAACTTGCTGAATACTACCACTCAATCAGGGATGCATACCGAATCATTTTCAGTTTTACGGGAATTATCGTTGTTGTCATTGTTTTTCTCAGCTGCACCAACACCATGCTTATGTCAACAATGGAAAGAGTAAGGGAGATCGGAACGTTGAAAGCAATTGGAATAGCAAACCCATGGATCTCTCTTATGTTTCTTTTCGAAGGTTTTTTTATCGGGCTCATGAGTCTTGTCGGGGGCATGGCGCTTAAAATCATTTTTTCGTTCATTATCAATAATTCCGGATTCAGAATGCCTCCCCCGCCGGGAATGTCTTCAACATACCTTCTCAAGATATATCCCGCCACAGAGTTTCTTCCATGGATAGCACTGCTGGTTATGTTCTCAACGACGTTTTCAGGATTGCTGACCCTCCTGAAAATCAGAAAAATTTCAATCGTCAATTCATTAACTCATGTATAA